A genomic window from Pseudomonadales bacterium includes:
- a CDS encoding fumarylacetoacetate hydrolase family protein, producing the protein MSFRVGQKTGFGALVENRVVDLGRHMPQYEGLRQVLLAGALTRAIDIAAETSADYALKEIEFLPPIPDPEKILCVGLNYPGRADGEPRYPSIFLRTRDSLVGHGAPLWRPPESTQLDYEAEIALVIGTEGRRIAPERALDHIAGVTLMNDGTVRDWLRHSARNVTQGKNFEHSGAIGPWFVTLDALQDPENLEFSCSVNGEERQRDSTARLLFDFRYLVSYLSTFIRLKPGDVISTGSPAGSGADRELSLFLASGDVVEISAPEIGTLKNPVIDEPAVDNA; encoded by the coding sequence TTGAGTTTTCGAGTTGGACAAAAGACCGGATTCGGCGCGCTGGTTGAAAACCGGGTAGTAGATCTCGGCAGACATATGCCGCAATATGAAGGACTGCGCCAGGTCCTGCTGGCGGGTGCACTGACCCGCGCGATCGACATCGCCGCCGAAACATCCGCCGACTACGCCCTGAAGGAAATTGAATTTCTGCCACCGATTCCGGATCCCGAAAAAATCCTCTGCGTGGGCCTCAACTATCCGGGACGCGCCGACGGTGAGCCCAGGTATCCCAGTATATTTCTGCGCACACGGGACTCGCTGGTCGGTCATGGAGCGCCTCTGTGGCGACCACCGGAATCGACCCAGCTCGACTACGAGGCGGAAATCGCCCTTGTGATCGGCACCGAAGGACGCCGGATCGCACCGGAGCGCGCGCTCGATCACATCGCCGGCGTCACCCTGATGAACGATGGCACCGTGCGGGACTGGCTCCGCCACAGCGCGCGCAACGTCACCCAGGGTAAGAACTTCGAACACAGCGGCGCAATCGGACCCTGGTTTGTAACCCTGGACGCACTGCAGGACCCGGAGAATCTGGAATTCAGCTGCTCGGTGAACGGTGAGGAACGCCAGCGGGACTCAACCGCCCGCCTGCTGTTCGATTTCCGCTATCTGGTGAGCTATCTCTCCACTTTCATCCGGCTGAAACCCGGCGATGTGATCTCAACCGGCTCTCCTGCAGGGTCGGGTGCGGACCGGGAACTGTCCCTGTTTCTCGCATCCGGAGATGTCGTCGAAATTTCCGCACCGGAGATCGGCACGCTGAAGAATCCGGTCATCGACGAACCCGCAGTCGACAACGCCTAA
- a CDS encoding PQQ-dependent sugar dehydrogenase — MIKGSLTSGLQHARHAITLSGLILSCAMSTATLNADTAPGPASGQAVTTIEGADLRSAEAFIDAFYSWNPQRLQAAINAPGDATRLLYYQAWAEAGNYTIQTRRPCQPAADAGNAELAKITCAITVTDDLGGALGYVATDTFTLGLSAGEIRAVTFEGDDPEVFDEMLVWLADNRPEVFTGPCLGFFDGGTTPADCVRAIVQGARDYAALNESATPGVSSAASEQNEVLQSRLSDYADLYQVQCAVCHGDRLQGEAQGTPLVGVDLIHGDSIDALILSISKGFPLKGMPEWAQSLSESQIKSLALYISETRSGFSYTDFNYDTAFTVPAGVIESERHAFTLEMVISGLDPLPFSIAPLPDGRILLTEKKRGLSIISTSGEQSPLIEGAPKAYDDTYTIAIKQEWGYGWMLDVATHPDYLDNGWIYLLYGDRCSDCNDIGRAAGTPVSMNKLIRGRIADGEWLDEEVIWQSPIQYYGSVPDIGAGGRISFDGHGHVFFSVGVKGIDNHTGIQDLATPWGKIHRVNDDGTIPLDNPFMDTPGAMKSIWSYGHRSPQGLEYRQATGELWGTEMGPRGGDEVNRLLPGHNYGWPLTSRGLNYDGSPVDYGKDLGIEFDLRDIDQPVVDLSPSPAVSSFIFYAGNRFPGWQGDLIVGSLKGRTLYRMEIEDNTVVHTEPLLKDLVRFRDIEVGADGLIYLLLEHNSGGQIVRMVPSPTLLSGQSPPDTGT; from the coding sequence GTGATAAAGGGAAGTCTGACATCGGGATTGCAACACGCACGTCATGCCATCACGCTCAGCGGTCTCATCCTCAGCTGCGCGATGTCGACAGCCACCCTGAATGCCGACACCGCGCCGGGACCTGCTTCGGGCCAGGCGGTCACCACAATCGAAGGTGCGGACCTGCGTTCAGCGGAAGCCTTCATCGACGCCTTCTACTCCTGGAATCCGCAACGTCTCCAGGCTGCCATCAACGCACCCGGCGACGCCACGCGACTTCTTTACTATCAGGCCTGGGCCGAAGCCGGCAACTACACAATTCAAACCCGCAGACCCTGCCAGCCTGCTGCAGATGCAGGAAATGCAGAGCTGGCAAAGATCACCTGCGCCATCACGGTGACCGACGATCTTGGCGGCGCCCTGGGTTATGTGGCCACGGATACCTTCACGCTCGGCCTGAGTGCAGGGGAAATCCGCGCCGTGACATTCGAAGGCGACGATCCTGAAGTATTCGACGAAATGCTCGTCTGGCTGGCGGACAATCGTCCGGAGGTGTTCACCGGACCCTGCCTGGGCTTTTTCGACGGCGGCACCACCCCGGCGGACTGTGTACGCGCCATCGTACAGGGGGCACGGGACTACGCCGCGCTGAATGAATCCGCAACGCCTGGCGTTTCATCCGCAGCCTCTGAGCAGAATGAAGTGCTGCAGTCCCGGCTCTCCGACTACGCGGATCTCTACCAGGTCCAGTGTGCTGTCTGTCATGGTGACAGACTGCAGGGTGAAGCACAGGGCACACCCCTGGTCGGTGTCGACCTGATTCACGGCGACAGCATCGACGCGCTCATCCTGAGCATCTCAAAAGGCTTTCCCCTGAAGGGCATGCCCGAATGGGCACAGAGCTTGAGCGAGTCACAGATCAAGAGTCTGGCCCTGTACATTTCCGAGACCAGATCCGGTTTCAGCTACACCGACTTCAATTACGACACCGCCTTCACCGTGCCCGCAGGTGTCATCGAATCGGAACGCCATGCGTTCACGCTGGAAATGGTGATCTCCGGTCTGGATCCACTGCCCTTCTCGATCGCCCCCCTCCCCGATGGCCGAATTCTGCTCACAGAGAAAAAACGCGGTCTGAGTATCATCTCCACCTCAGGAGAGCAGTCGCCGTTGATCGAAGGCGCCCCGAAAGCCTACGACGACACCTACACCATCGCGATAAAACAGGAGTGGGGTTACGGCTGGATGCTCGATGTCGCCACGCATCCCGACTACCTGGACAACGGCTGGATCTATCTGCTCTACGGTGACCGCTGCAGTGACTGCAATGACATCGGCCGCGCCGCCGGTACTCCGGTGTCCATGAACAAGCTCATCCGCGGCAGGATCGCCGACGGTGAGTGGCTCGATGAGGAAGTGATCTGGCAGTCACCCATCCAGTATTACGGCTCGGTACCCGACATCGGTGCAGGGGGCCGTATCAGTTTCGACGGACACGGCCACGTATTCTTCAGTGTCGGCGTGAAAGGTATCGACAATCACACCGGCATCCAGGATCTCGCCACACCCTGGGGCAAAATCCATCGTGTGAACGATGACGGGACGATCCCTCTCGACAACCCCTTCATGGACACCCCGGGTGCGATGAAAAGCATCTGGAGCTACGGACACCGCAGCCCCCAGGGGCTGGAATACCGTCAGGCAACAGGCGAACTCTGGGGGACCGAAATGGGACCCCGCGGCGGCGACGAGGTAAACCGCCTTCTGCCCGGCCACAACTATGGCTGGCCGCTGACCTCCAGAGGTCTGAACTACGACGGCAGCCCGGTCGACTACGGAAAGGATCTCGGCATCGAGTTTGATCTCAGAGACATCGACCAGCCGGTCGTCGACCTGTCCCCGTCTCCGGCGGTCTCCAGCTTCATCTTCTATGCAGGCAACCGGTTCCCGGGCTGGCAGGGCGACCTCATCGTGGGTTCACTGAAAGGCCGCACCCTCTACCGGATGGAAATCGAGGACAACACGGTCGTTCATACGGAACCGCTGCTGAAAGACCTGGTGCGCTTCCGGGACATCGAAGTCGGTGCGGACGGACTGATCTACCTGCTGCTCGAACACAACTCGGGCGGGCAGATCGTGCGCATGGTGCCCTCTCCCACCCTGCTCAGCGGTCAATCCCCCCCAGACACAGGTACTTGA
- a CDS encoding NAD-dependent succinate-semialdehyde dehydrogenase — MRLEDSALLRTQAYVDGQWIDADSGGTSAVTNPANGATLAEIARCGTAETRRAIEAAERALPAWRARTAKDRAGLLRKLFDLMMAHQEDLAKIMTAEQGKPLAESRGEIAYGANFIEWFAEEAKRVYGDTIPGPSPDKRIVCIKQPVGVVGCITPWNFPNAMLTRKIAPALASGCTVVCKPANATPLSAFAIAELAHRAGIPAGVINILAGNTAEIGAELTGNPIVRKVTFTGSTEVGKQLIQECAATVKRTSMELGGNAPFIVFDDADLAAAVAGAMASKYRNAGQTCVCANRMLVQAGVYDAFAEKLTAAVRKLVVGDGMDQKTTVGPLIDRKAADSVIAMIDDAVTRGGRVAIGGKRAANGEAFVEPTVITGVTREMRVFREEIFGPVAPLVRFETEAEAIEMANDTEFGLAAYFYSRDVGRIWRVAEGLDYGIVGINEGLISNEAAPFGGMKESGNGREGSKYGMDEYLEIKYLCLGGIDR, encoded by the coding sequence CTGCGTCTGGAAGATTCTGCGCTGCTGCGCACTCAGGCCTATGTGGACGGCCAGTGGATTGACGCGGATTCCGGTGGCACGAGTGCGGTCACCAATCCGGCCAATGGCGCCACACTGGCAGAGATTGCCCGCTGCGGCACGGCGGAAACCCGCCGCGCGATCGAAGCCGCCGAGCGCGCGCTGCCTGCCTGGCGTGCCCGCACCGCCAAAGATCGTGCCGGACTGCTGCGCAAGCTTTTCGATCTCATGATGGCTCATCAGGAGGATCTGGCGAAGATCATGACCGCCGAGCAGGGCAAGCCACTGGCGGAGTCCCGCGGTGAAATCGCCTATGGCGCCAACTTCATCGAGTGGTTTGCCGAGGAAGCCAAGCGCGTCTACGGCGACACCATTCCCGGTCCCTCACCGGACAAACGCATCGTCTGCATCAAGCAGCCGGTCGGTGTGGTCGGCTGCATCACGCCCTGGAATTTTCCGAACGCCATGCTCACCCGGAAGATCGCGCCAGCGCTGGCCTCGGGCTGCACAGTCGTCTGCAAGCCGGCCAATGCGACCCCGCTTTCCGCCTTCGCCATTGCGGAACTCGCCCATCGCGCCGGCATTCCGGCAGGTGTCATCAACATTCTCGCCGGCAACACGGCCGAAATCGGCGCAGAACTGACCGGCAATCCCATCGTGCGCAAGGTCACCTTCACCGGATCGACCGAGGTCGGTAAGCAGCTGATTCAGGAGTGTGCGGCAACCGTGAAGCGCACGTCGATGGAACTCGGCGGCAATGCCCCCTTCATCGTCTTCGACGATGCGGATCTCGCTGCGGCAGTGGCCGGGGCGATGGCTTCGAAGTATCGCAATGCCGGACAGACGTGCGTGTGCGCCAACCGCATGCTGGTCCAGGCGGGTGTGTACGACGCCTTTGCCGAAAAACTCACTGCCGCGGTGCGCAAGCTTGTCGTCGGCGATGGCATGGACCAGAAAACCACGGTTGGCCCCCTCATCGATAGGAAAGCGGCGGACTCGGTGATCGCCATGATCGATGATGCCGTGACCCGGGGCGGCAGGGTGGCCATCGGCGGTAAACGTGCGGCGAATGGTGAAGCCTTTGTCGAGCCGACGGTGATCACCGGGGTCACCCGGGAGATGCGTGTATTCCGCGAGGAAATCTTCGGACCCGTGGCACCCCTGGTGCGTTTCGAGACCGAGGCGGAGGCCATCGAAATGGCCAACGACACCGAGTTTGGTCTCGCCGCCTATTTCTACTCCCGGGACGTGGGCCGCATCTGGCGGGTAGCCGAAGGGCTCGACTATGGCATCGTCGGCATCAACGAAGGCCTGATCTCCAACGAGGCCGCCCCCTTCGGTGGCATGAAAGAATCCGGCAACGGCCGGGAAGGCTCCAAGTACGGCATGGACGAGTACCTGGAGATCAAGTACCTGTGTCTGGGGGGGATTGACCGCTGA
- a CDS encoding NAD-dependent epimerase/dehydratase family protein, with protein sequence MAPVPKGGTIAVTGAAGFIGGWVVKNLLDRGYRVRACVRDANDAVKTTFLREMPGHASGRLTLHSADLDVDGCFDEIFKGCHGVAHVSHVSNYNDQDYVKRVCEHIIASVNASETVTRVIVTSSTAAVISEADMQELVRRPVCYEDRYPDEQNPKRRPERGQGYSMSKVLAERVFAQAAAAHGRWDAITLCPADNVGPILSAHQREKGSWQHNIETMLLGEYYQNGAYRPWMVVDVRDNADCHIGLLESTEVHNGERYIAWSTEKRNVEDICADIDRLLPELGHATPAVTDPFPDRIKAREAELRAIWAGCELRNDRIRAVVPIRFRPLDQSLRDCVESLLAVARVKPVLKPGFGGNA encoded by the coding sequence ATGGCACCAGTTCCAAAAGGCGGCACCATTGCTGTGACCGGCGCTGCCGGATTCATTGGCGGCTGGGTGGTGAAAAACCTGCTCGATCGTGGCTACAGAGTGCGCGCCTGTGTGCGGGATGCAAACGATGCCGTGAAGACGACGTTTCTCAGGGAAATGCCCGGACACGCCTCGGGACGGCTTACCCTGCACTCCGCCGATCTCGATGTGGACGGCTGTTTCGATGAGATCTTCAAGGGCTGCCATGGGGTGGCTCACGTCTCCCATGTGAGCAACTACAACGATCAGGATTATGTGAAACGGGTGTGTGAGCACATCATCGCCAGTGTGAATGCCTCGGAGACGGTCACCCGGGTGATCGTCACGTCCAGTACTGCCGCGGTGATCTCCGAGGCGGACATGCAGGAGCTGGTGCGTCGGCCTGTATGTTATGAAGACCGCTATCCGGACGAGCAGAATCCGAAGCGACGTCCCGAGCGGGGTCAGGGGTATTCCATGAGCAAGGTGCTCGCCGAGCGGGTGTTTGCGCAAGCTGCCGCTGCGCACGGACGGTGGGATGCCATCACCCTGTGTCCGGCGGACAACGTGGGTCCCATTCTCTCCGCGCACCAGAGGGAAAAGGGGTCCTGGCAGCACAACATCGAAACGATGCTGCTCGGCGAGTATTACCAGAACGGCGCCTACCGGCCCTGGATGGTTGTGGACGTGCGGGACAACGCGGACTGCCACATCGGTCTGCTGGAGAGCACCGAGGTGCACAACGGCGAGCGCTACATCGCCTGGTCCACCGAAAAGCGCAATGTCGAAGACATCTGCGCGGACATCGACCGGCTGCTGCCCGAGCTCGGTCATGCCACTCCGGCGGTGACCGATCCCTTTCCCGACCGGATCAAGGCCCGTGAAGCGGAACTGCGCGCGATCTGGGCGGGCTGTGAACTGCGCAACGATCGTATCCGCGCGGTGGTGCCCATCCGCTTTCGTCCGCTGGATCAGTCCCTGCGCGACTGTGTGGAGTCGCTGCTTGCGGTGGCCAGGGTCAAACCCGTTCTCAAACCCGGTTTTGGAGGAAATGCGTGA
- a CDS encoding tetratricopeptide repeat protein has translation MSETTTSRLLRAQCFSRHLLRWLVLIPALLAGCTDTADSAATLQPPGESAAGAGSESSTSATAEAATYIGSTACADCHAREHAAWSGSHHDLALQISTPETVLAPFDDEFNGVHFIQDADGYTIRPAVDEPPLPVRFTFGVEPLQQYVVEAADGRLQTFPTPWDSRPESAGGQRWYELYPGASPPGDPMHWNGRANSWNAQCADCHSTAVQKNYDPEARAYSTSFEVEDVGCEACHGAGSLHAATPQAYPLSGLDRQDEQINVCAPCHSRRSQLAEGFTPATDFFDHYAPSLLRAGLYHVDGQILDEVYEYGSFLQSPMHRAGVQCSHCHEPHSGKLRFPGNAVCTQCHQSSGNEQFQTLTKKIYDDPSHHFHETDSAGARCVSCHMPAVTYMGVDERRDHSFRRPRPDLAGTLGVPDVCTGCHEDRSPGWAAAEISARFGPTRASHFAETFAAAQRGESQAGGELAALVADTTQPIMVRASALGLLGRYSRGYVIDAISLSRSTEPLLRFAAPQAAASLSPRTRWRLISPLLDDELRAVRYQAFNNLLPIAGADPAYAARLRAYLPTFLSEQAFNRDFPETLTNIAAAEVALGDAAAAEATLNEALALQPSWVPGWLNLADLYRASGREAQAGGAYQAALKIAPDSPEASFGYGLWLTRQGRSADSVDYLARAAALAPDTPTYGYAHALALSAAGNPEGTIEQLEALLVRFPENEEILFAAATTLRDQGRFQQALVHLDRLLQLRPDDEQLRRFRQQLAQQPTR, from the coding sequence ATGAGCGAGACGACCACCTCCCGATTACTTCGAGCGCAATGCTTCTCAAGACATCTGCTGCGATGGCTGGTGCTGATCCCGGCGCTGCTCGCCGGCTGCACGGACACAGCTGACAGCGCAGCGACCCTGCAACCGCCTGGAGAGTCCGCCGCAGGTGCGGGGTCAGAGTCCAGCACCTCTGCGACCGCAGAGGCGGCCACCTACATCGGCAGCACCGCCTGCGCGGACTGTCATGCCCGGGAGCATGCGGCCTGGTCAGGTTCCCATCACGATCTGGCATTGCAGATCAGCACACCGGAGACGGTGCTGGCCCCCTTCGACGATGAATTCAACGGCGTGCACTTCATCCAGGATGCTGACGGTTACACCATCCGGCCTGCTGTGGACGAGCCGCCACTGCCCGTGCGCTTCACCTTCGGAGTCGAGCCATTGCAGCAGTATGTGGTTGAGGCTGCAGACGGCCGCCTGCAGACTTTTCCAACACCCTGGGACAGCCGGCCCGAAAGTGCCGGCGGGCAGCGCTGGTACGAGCTCTATCCGGGTGCAAGCCCGCCTGGCGATCCCATGCACTGGAACGGACGCGCCAACAGCTGGAATGCCCAGTGTGCCGACTGCCATTCCACCGCTGTGCAGAAAAACTACGATCCGGAAGCCCGCGCCTACAGCACATCGTTTGAGGTTGAAGATGTGGGCTGCGAGGCCTGCCATGGCGCCGGATCGCTGCACGCTGCAACCCCTCAGGCGTACCCCCTCTCCGGCCTCGATCGTCAGGATGAACAGATCAATGTCTGCGCCCCGTGCCACTCCCGGCGCAGTCAGCTGGCCGAAGGCTTCACACCCGCCACGGACTTCTTCGATCACTACGCCCCCTCACTGCTGCGGGCGGGCCTCTACCATGTGGACGGGCAGATTCTCGACGAGGTTTATGAATACGGATCCTTCCTGCAGAGCCCCATGCATCGCGCCGGTGTGCAGTGCAGTCACTGTCATGAGCCGCACAGCGGCAAACTGAGATTTCCTGGCAACGCCGTCTGCACCCAGTGCCACCAGAGCTCAGGAAATGAGCAATTTCAAACACTTACAAAGAAAATCTACGACGATCCGTCGCACCACTTCCATGAAACGGACAGCGCGGGCGCGCGCTGTGTGTCCTGCCACATGCCGGCTGTCACCTACATGGGCGTCGACGAACGTCGGGATCACAGCTTCCGGCGCCCCCGCCCGGATCTGGCAGGGACCCTTGGTGTGCCTGACGTCTGCACCGGCTGCCATGAGGATCGCTCGCCGGGCTGGGCGGCAGCGGAAATCTCTGCGCGCTTCGGCCCCACCCGGGCCAGCCATTTCGCCGAAACTTTCGCCGCAGCGCAGCGCGGCGAATCCCAGGCGGGAGGAGAACTGGCCGCACTGGTCGCGGACACCACCCAGCCGATCATGGTGCGGGCCAGCGCGCTGGGCCTGCTCGGTCGCTACTCGCGGGGCTATGTGATCGACGCCATCAGCCTCTCCCGTTCCACAGAGCCTCTGCTGCGTTTCGCAGCCCCCCAGGCGGCGGCGAGTCTCAGTCCCCGGACCCGCTGGCGACTGATCTCTCCCCTGCTCGATGATGAATTGCGTGCAGTCAGGTATCAGGCGTTCAACAACCTGTTACCCATCGCCGGTGCGGATCCCGCTTATGCGGCGAGACTCAGAGCCTATCTGCCGACCTTTCTCTCGGAACAGGCTTTCAACCGGGATTTTCCGGAGACGCTCACCAACATCGCGGCTGCCGAGGTGGCGCTGGGGGATGCGGCGGCAGCGGAAGCGACCCTGAATGAAGCGCTTGCCCTGCAGCCGAGCTGGGTGCCCGGCTGGCTCAATCTCGCCGACCTGTACCGGGCGAGCGGCCGCGAAGCGCAGGCCGGCGGTGCTTACCAAGCCGCCCTGAAAATCGCGCCGGATTCCCCGGAGGCCAGCTTCGGTTACGGACTCTGGCTCACCCGCCAGGGTCGCAGCGCGGACAGCGTCGACTATCTGGCCAGAGCCGCCGCACTGGCGCCGGATACCCCGACCTACGGCTATGCCCATGCCCTCGCGCTGAGTGCGGCCGGTAACCCAGAGGGCACCATCGAACAACTCGAAGCACTGCTGGTGCGTTTTCCGGAGAACGAGGAAATCCTTTTCGCAGCAGCCACCACACTGCGTGATCAGGGACGCTTTCAGCAGGCGCTGGTCCATCTCGATCGTCTGCTGCAGCTGCGTCCGGACGATGAGCAGTTGCGACGCTTCCGCCAGCAGCTGGCGCAGCAGCCGACCCGCTGA